The genomic stretch AGGTGACGTCGAAGGCGAGGCCGGGCTGGTTGCGGAACAGCTTCGGCAGGCTGTCGCGCTGGAACACGCACAGCACCACCGGCGACAGCGACTCCACCGAATGCTCCATCTCGCCGATGACCGAGCCCTGCAGGCCCACCAGATCGCCAGGCAGCAGGTAGTTGAGGATCTGCCGCCGCCCGTCCTCGAGCGTCTTGTAGCGGAACGCCCAGCCCGACAGCAGCGTGAACAGCTGGGCGCTGTGCGCTGCCTTCGGACGAGGATCATCGAGCCGGCCTCGGCCACCAGTTCGCCGCGCTTGAAGCCGGAGACGAACTTCAGTTCCTCGGGCGTGAACGGCACGAAAGTGCTGCATTGCCACGCAAGCGGACATGCTTCGCAGGGAACGCGACGGGCGGTGGCGGGGGTCAGGGACATCGCTCACGGCTGGGTTCCCCGCCACAATCCGTTGCCGAATGCGCCAGCATAACGCCAGCGCGTCCGACGCGGTTGCGCGCCGGACGCATGTCATTTTTTAAATGACCAGCTGAGGCTCGCTGCAGCAATGCCAGGCCAATACCAGCGTCATGGACCCACCGGATATGCAATCGGATCAGCGTGCTCTCATCGTCGAGGAAGAATACCTCATTGCCGCTCGACATCGAGCAAGCGCTGCTGCCGGCAGGAGCGGCGCGCATCGAGATCCCGCATTTTCGCAGATCGTGGACGCGGCGCACAACTGCTCGATCTCGGCGCGTTCGACCTGGCGGTCGTCGAAGCCCAGCTCGGCGACCCGCGAAGTGGTCGCCTTCGCCGAGCGCCTCGCGACGGCCGGCGTTGCGGTCGTCGTCACGTCGGCCGACCGGGCCGTCGACGAACGCTGTCACTCAGGCGCCGCCGCCCTCGATAAAGCCCTTCGATCGGCCGAGCGATGGCCTGCTGATTGCGCCGCCTGCGAGCCGCCGCCCGAGCAAGCGCTTCAGCTGAAGATGCGGCGAGCGTCGTCACCTG from Thermomicrobiales bacterium encodes the following:
- a CDS encoding Crp/Fnr family transcriptional regulator; the protein is MQHFRAVHARGTEVRLRLQARRTGGRGRLDDPRPKAAHSAQLFTLLSGWAFRYKTLEDGRRQILNYLLPGDLVGLQGSVIGEMEHSVESLSPVVLCVFQRDSLPKLFRNQPGLAFDVTWLASREERMLDENLLSVGPPQRAWSVRPISSPSSTSAPAQVGLTDEKRLLIPITQQHVADTLGLSIVHTNKTLRKLADRKLIRWHDRACEVLDEPGSARGGRMGQAWASRGGR